TGTGCGGCAGCAGAAGTGTTGCTTAATGAAAACTATAAGCTTGCATTTGTAGCCGGAATACTTGGAAATATTGTAGCAGAGGGAAAAATAGGACAATTCGAGAGTTCGAATTACAAATCAAATCCTTCAAAAGAGCCAGCTTATCTGGTTTATGTTGATAAAAACTTCAGTTATAGAGAAAAATTTTCTGGTCAGAATATTTCAAAAGTTGGAATTAAGGCGACCTATAAGTTAGCATTAAAATGTAAGGAGTCCGGTTATCAAGGTAAATATGGATTGGGTTGCGTACAATGGACAGGTTCTCGTTGTACGAGCTTAGTTGAGCAGTATAGAAAAATCTGTGGGGAGGATGCCTATCCAACCACTGAAGAATGTGCAAGTGTTGAAAGTAATTTTATAGCAATAGAATTGAAAAGTGACAGTTATAAAGGGGTATATAAAAAATGGTGTAATGAGAATAATGGTGGTGTTGATTCGAATGATAGTGCGCGTTCAGCAGGAAAGATTGTCTGTAAAGAGTACGAAAGACCAAAGGCAGACTCGTCAAAAGAAAGAGGCGAGAAGGCAGTAAAGATCTATAATACAATGAAGGGATAAGGAATAAATTAATGGAAAGTTTATCAAATAATATGCGTAAAAGCATACTACTTACTTTAATAATAACAGTTACACTATTCCTGCCATTTACTAACAGGGGTCGTACCTATGCGAAAGATAAGCAGGCTGTAGAGATTACTTATAATAACGAGCTAAAGAAAGAAGTTGGTTATGGCTGATGAATAAGAAGTCCTGTAATCTATGTATTTAATTGGCTAAGGAGGAAATTAGATGGAAGCAATAACATATCATCAATTAAAAACAAATATACCAAATATAAAAAGAATTGAATCATTAAGTATACAGCAAAACCTAAATAAACATGCAACAATGCGGTTAACAGGAATAATGGATGAAAAATCTATAGATCAATTTGTTGTACAAAATGAAGAAGATAAAGAGATAGAGGTGTACACGGAGGATGAAAATTCAGAGTATAAGATTTTGTTTCGAGGAATTGTTAAAGAGGAGCAAATTCGTTTTGTGCAGGGTATTTGTTATATAGAAATAGTGGGAACATCCTACACCTATTTGTTAGATATTAAGAAGAGAAAGCAATCATTTCAAGATGCTGCAATGTCTCTTCAAGAAATCTTAGCACATATTATGAAGCAATACGCGGGATGGGACGTACAAGATACGATTCAAAGGAAAGAAGGGGTGGGGCAGCTTCTGATACAATACAATGAAACGGATTGGGAATTCTTAAAAAGGCTTGCATCTATTTATCATAAACCAATCCTGCCAATGATTAACTATAAAACGCCAAAGTTAGTCTTTGGAGCAAAGGAAGGTAAAGAGATTGGTAAGCTATCACAGTTTAATTATGTCGTATCAAAAGATTTAGAGTACTATTCCAAAGCCAAAAATAATAAATTACCAGAAATCAAATTAGAAGATACCATTATCTATAAGGTTACAACCAGGAACGAATTTGAGATTGGGGATGTAGGTGAATTCCAAGATAGAATCATATATATTCGTTCAAAGAATTGTGAAATGCATGGTGGGGAACTTCAGTTTGAATATGAACTAACAACAAAAAATGCTTTTTTGCAGGAGGATAAATACAACCAAAATATTGTAGGAACCTCTATCAAAGGAACGGTACTAGAGCGAGTGAATGATAAGGTTAAAGTGCAGCTTGCAATTGATGAGAACAAGCAGAGTAAAGAAAAAGCTTGGGAGTTTCCTTATATGACACCATATTCATCGGAGGGTCATAGCGGCTGGTATTGTATGCCGGAGATAGGAGATACCGTAAATATCTATTTTCCAAGCAAACGAGAAGAAGAAGCAGTTGCACAAAACTCCGTACGGTCTAAGAGTGCAAAAGGAGATAAGATAACAGATCCTGCTGTTAAATATTTTCGTACAGCTGATGGGAAGGAAATTAAATTCAGTAAAGATGAAATCTGCATATCCTGTAAAAATATGTATATTAAAATGACGGAAAATGATGGAATCCGTATTGTTAGTTCAGGTAATCTTAATTTCTCATCAGGGAAAGGAATCACTCTGCAAGCAGAAAAAGAAATTAATATCCATGCAAATGACCAGATTAAATTAGAGTGTAAATCAAGTGAAATTGTTATGAATACAAACATAGATATATGCGGAGAAGATGTTCGTATTAACTAATCAACCGGCTGAGGAGTAAGTTAACTTTATGGAATATTTTATACTACAGCATGATAATCGGCTATTAGAGCCTTTACAGATAAAGAAACAGGACTGTAACCTTTTAACAAAAGAACCTTTTATACTACCTTGTGAGATGGAAGAAAATACATGGATACCTGAATTCTTTGTCCTTAAGGAACTTTTTGAACATTACTTCTTTGTATCCGATCGATTAAAAGAACTACTTGATATCTATAGTAAAGAAGTTGAAGCAATTCCATGTTTTCTGACAGATATTAAACGACAAAGACAAGAATGTTTTTGGAAAATAGAGTTGCCGGAAATATATCATACGATGCAAGAAGACAATGTAAAAATGAGTGATTTGTGTATGGATGAACAACAAGTACAAGGGAGATACCTATTTCTTCTCTCATCAGGTAAAAGGAAATATGGTGTCGTGTCTTTGCATCTAGCTGAACATATGTTACGCAAGAATTATTACGGAATTCTGTATATTCCGGTAAAAGTATCATAGGAGAATTAGTATATGGAGACAATAACTTTTAATGAGCTGCTGTTTGAACTTCCTATAACGTATGAATATATAAAGGAATGCAGCTTGGCTGAAAAAATAAACGAACATGTAAACGTACGCATCCAAGGAGTACTTACAGAAGAAGAACAGATACGAGCACTAGAACAAGTGTCAATGGAAAGTCAGGTTCGCATATATACAGAGGAAGAAGAATTATTTTATGGCATCGTAACCAGTTTTGATATTACATATCTTAATGGTGTAGGTGAATTCGTACTTTGCGCGGCCGATGAATCGATACGCTTAGATATTGTTAAGAAAAGCAGAAGCTATCAAGATATCAATCAAACCTATGCGGCTATTATTAAAAAGACGATAGGAGAGTATTTTGGAGACTTTGCAAATATAAGTCAATATACAGTGTATCCCCAGGCACCTATTATTCAATATAAGGAGACCGATTGGGAATTCATTAAAAGAATAGCTTCCTACATGGGAACCTATCTACAACCGGAAGCAAAAAGAAAAGGAATTCAGATTTATCTGGGTGAACATGACGGATATAAACGTAATCCTGCAATCTATGAATATGTTGAAAAGAGTGAGAACCAAGCGTATGTATCAAAGGAGAACAAGGAGTACATAACAAAAATCAAAAACTGCAAATCAATATGGATTCATGTTTCTGAAAATTATAACATGGGAGATAAGATAGTAATGAAGCAAGAACTCTATACAATTATAGAGAAAACAGCTTGTATGGAAAAAGAACAGCTCTTATTTACTTACCGATTAAAAAGGAGAGAAGATCTTCAGATTTCTATCAACCATAATAAAGCAATGAAAGGAACCTCCTTAGAAGGAATCATATTAGCAATCAAGGATGATAAGATAAAACTCCAGTTATGTATTGATGAAACCCAGGACGAAGAAAGGGCATATTTGTATCCTTTTGCAGTCCCATACACAGCGGAGGGAAACACCGGATGGTATATGATGCCACAGATTGGTGAAGGAGCTTTCTTATATATCCCTTCAGAAGATGAAAGCCAAGGTTATATATCGACAGCAATACATAAGGAAGGGGAAAGCAACCCCTTTATGATGAATGAATCGGTACACAGAATCGGCAGCGAAGATAATAAGTCACTTGTTATGGGACGGGACGAGCTATCCTTTCAGTCAGAGGACAAGGAATTCTTTATTACCATGATGGAAGAAGAAGGTATATCCGTTGTAAGTGACGAGGGAATAAAACTAATGGCAGGGAAGAAGTGCAACTTGCATGGAAATAGAATTAAACTGTATGCGAAAGAGAGAATCACATTGACCACCAAGAAGACGAGTATTAACCTAGATTCAGTGGTGGATATTAGTGGGGATAACCAGAGAAAGAGTGTAGCAGATGAGTTGCTGTATAGCTTGGGAGGCTAAAGCGTAATCGAATAAGAATGAATGGGCTGTATTTACTAGTAGGGCAGTCAATAGTAGAGACATATGAAAGACACTCGTAGTAAGCTGGATAAAGAGATAGGGGGAGTTACTATGGCAGAAAGTGCATTAGAGAATGTGAAGAGGACGCTGGTTCGAAGAAGAGAATATGTAAAAAAAGGTAAAGCATTCGAGGGTGCGAGAGGCTATCAATATAATAAATGGAGTGTGCAGGAAGAAATGAAAGAACTAGCTGGAATAAAAAATATGAATCATAAAGCAAGTACAAGGATAATGAATTCGGGCATCGTGAATATCAAATGTAAGAAGTAAGATATCTAAAGTAATATACCTTTGATAACGACGGTAAGATAGCTCAAAATAGGCTGGATAGAAGAGTTTACGCTGGATGAATTACAACATAGTAAGACAAATAATCATAAGAATGTTTTATAGGTGGAGAAGATAGTAATATCCATAGTGGAGGATTACAATGTTTATTGAAAGAACTACAGTTGCAGAAAAAATAATTGAACTAAGAAATAAGAGGAACCAAATACAGGAGAGGGTAATTTCAGAAGATGATTTAGACAATGGATTTGTTGTTATCAATCAAAAAGTTTATGAAATAGAAGAGATGGCATTGGCAGAAGGGAAATTCACCATGTCTATGCCGACAGAGTTTGGACTTCTAGATGAAAGCCTTGCTGAATCAAAATATCCTAACCTTTTACGACCACAGTACATATATAGTGATAAAACGACAGGTGTTAATATTACATTTACAATCGATGATAAAAAAATAGACGCCGAAGAAGTTGAAGAATTGAAAGAGAATCTTATCTGCATACTGTCAGATTTACACCCAGAGTATGAAATAATAGACGAAGTAATAATACATGGAGACGACTTAACCATAGCGACATTTGGCTTTATAAAGTCAACCCTTGATGGAGAGCTTTATCAAATGATATTTCTTATGTCCCTTAATGAGAAGTTATTATTGGGTGGATTTAACTGTAATGCGCAAGTAAAAGAAGAGTGGTACCCTGTGATTCATCAGATGGTACAGACAATACGACCAATTAATTAAGATATGAATTCGGGTGATTGAATATGAAGCATGAACTAGAGAAGTTTTATATCAATGAAGTTGAAACAAGACTAAGTAACATAAGGAAAG
The nucleotide sequence above comes from Anaerocolumna cellulosilytica. Encoded proteins:
- a CDS encoding type VI secretion system Vgr family protein, with amino-acid sequence MEAITYHQLKTNIPNIKRIESLSIQQNLNKHATMRLTGIMDEKSIDQFVVQNEEDKEIEVYTEDENSEYKILFRGIVKEEQIRFVQGICYIEIVGTSYTYLLDIKKRKQSFQDAAMSLQEILAHIMKQYAGWDVQDTIQRKEGVGQLLIQYNETDWEFLKRLASIYHKPILPMINYKTPKLVFGAKEGKEIGKLSQFNYVVSKDLEYYSKAKNNKLPEIKLEDTIIYKVTTRNEFEIGDVGEFQDRIIYIRSKNCEMHGGELQFEYELTTKNAFLQEDKYNQNIVGTSIKGTVLERVNDKVKVQLAIDENKQSKEKAWEFPYMTPYSSEGHSGWYCMPEIGDTVNIYFPSKREEEAVAQNSVRSKSAKGDKITDPAVKYFRTADGKEIKFSKDEICISCKNMYIKMTENDGIRIVSSGNLNFSSGKGITLQAEKEINIHANDQIKLECKSSEIVMNTNIDICGEDVRIN
- a CDS encoding contractile injection system protein, VgrG/Pvc8 family, which encodes METITFNELLFELPITYEYIKECSLAEKINEHVNVRIQGVLTEEEQIRALEQVSMESQVRIYTEEEELFYGIVTSFDITYLNGVGEFVLCAADESIRLDIVKKSRSYQDINQTYAAIIKKTIGEYFGDFANISQYTVYPQAPIIQYKETDWEFIKRIASYMGTYLQPEAKRKGIQIYLGEHDGYKRNPAIYEYVEKSENQAYVSKENKEYITKIKNCKSIWIHVSENYNMGDKIVMKQELYTIIEKTACMEKEQLLFTYRLKRREDLQISINHNKAMKGTSLEGIILAIKDDKIKLQLCIDETQDEERAYLYPFAVPYTAEGNTGWYMMPQIGEGAFLYIPSEDESQGYISTAIHKEGESNPFMMNESVHRIGSEDNKSLVMGRDELSFQSEDKEFFITMMEEEGISVVSDEGIKLMAGKKCNLHGNRIKLYAKERITLTTKKTSINLDSVVDISGDNQRKSVADELLYSLGG